Proteins from one Sphingomonas sp. HF-S4 genomic window:
- a CDS encoding superoxide dismutase, which produces MAFELPPLPYAYDALEPTIDKETMTLHHTKHHAAYTAKLNEAVAEDPSLEGKTIEELQQQMGKAPAKLRNNGGGYWNHDFFWKTMGPNGGGAPSGALAEAIDAKFGSLDALKEQFNTAGANQFGSGWAWLIVNGSGELEITSTPNQDNPLMDIAPVKGTPILGNDVWEHAYYVTYRNDRPGYLKAWWNVVNWDEVAKRYEAAKG; this is translated from the coding sequence ATGGCCTTCGAACTGCCGCCGCTGCCCTATGCCTATGACGCGCTGGAGCCGACGATCGACAAGGAGACGATGACGCTCCACCACACCAAGCACCACGCGGCCTACACTGCCAAGCTCAACGAAGCGGTGGCCGAGGATCCCAGCCTCGAAGGCAAGACGATCGAGGAGCTGCAGCAGCAGATGGGCAAGGCTCCGGCCAAGCTGCGCAACAATGGCGGCGGCTATTGGAACCACGACTTCTTCTGGAAGACGATGGGCCCGAACGGCGGCGGCGCCCCCAGCGGCGCGCTGGCCGAGGCGATCGATGCCAAGTTCGGCTCGCTCGATGCACTCAAGGAGCAGTTCAACACCGCGGGCGCCAACCAGTTCGGCTCGGGCTGGGCGTGGCTGATCGTCAACGGATCGGGCGAGCTCGAGATCACCTCGACCCCGAACCAGGACAACCCGCTGATGGACATCGCGCCGGTCAAGGGCACGCCGATCCTGGGCAACGACGTGTGGGAGCACGCGTATTACGTGACGTATCGCAACGACCGTCCGGGCTATCTCAAGGCCTGGTGGAACGTGGTGAACTGGGACGAAGTCGCGAAGCGCTACGAAGCCGCCAAGGGCTGA
- the ftsY gene encoding signal recognition particle-docking protein FtsY gives MSSNPSWHNKLLGGFKKTSDRLLGNLAGLSGARLDDATLDEIEEALIASDLGPATAARVRVRLAEGQYERNLEELGIRLIVAEEIEKALAPVARPLEIEAFPRPQVILVIGVNGSGKTTTIAKLANNLIEQDYGVMLAAGDTFRAAAIGQLKTWAERIGVPIVTGPEGGDAAGIVYEAVKQATATGIDVLIVDTAGRLQNKRELMDELAKIRRVLGRLNPEAPHDVVLVLDATTGQNALSQIEVFKEVAGVTGLVMTKLDGTARGGVLVAAAEKYGLPIHAIGVGEKVDDLRGFDPSEVARIIAGVEDLLSPRKPA, from the coding sequence ATGAGCAGCAATCCCTCGTGGCACAACAAGCTGCTCGGCGGCTTCAAGAAAACCTCCGACCGCCTGCTCGGCAACCTCGCCGGCCTGTCGGGCGCCCGGCTCGACGATGCGACGCTCGACGAGATCGAGGAGGCGCTGATCGCCTCCGACCTCGGCCCCGCCACTGCCGCGCGGGTCCGCGTCCGCCTCGCCGAGGGGCAGTATGAGCGCAATCTCGAAGAGCTCGGCATTCGCCTGATCGTCGCCGAGGAGATCGAGAAGGCACTGGCCCCCGTCGCCAGGCCGCTCGAGATCGAGGCATTCCCGCGCCCGCAGGTGATCCTCGTCATCGGCGTCAACGGCAGCGGCAAGACCACCACGATCGCCAAGCTCGCCAACAATTTGATCGAGCAGGATTACGGCGTGATGCTCGCCGCGGGCGACACCTTCCGCGCCGCCGCGATCGGGCAATTGAAGACCTGGGCCGAGCGGATCGGCGTGCCGATCGTCACCGGCCCGGAGGGCGGCGACGCCGCGGGGATCGTCTACGAAGCAGTCAAGCAAGCGACCGCCACCGGCATCGACGTGCTGATCGTCGACACGGCCGGCCGCCTCCAGAACAAGCGCGAGCTGATGGACGAGCTGGCGAAAATCCGCCGCGTGCTCGGCCGGCTCAACCCGGAGGCACCGCACGACGTCGTCCTTGTCCTCGACGCCACCACCGGCCAGAACGCCTTGAGCCAGATCGAAGTGTTCAAGGAAGTCGCCGGCGTCACCGGCCTCGTCATGACCAAGCTCGACGGCACCGCGCGCGGCGGCGTCCTGGTCGCCGCCGCCGAGAAATACGGCCTGCCGATCCACGCGATCGGCGTCGGCGAGAAAGTCGACGATCTCCGGGGCTTCGACCCCAGCGAAGTCGCGCGGATCATCGCCGGCGTCGAAGACCTCCTCTCGCCCCGGAAGCCCGCATGA
- a CDS encoding putative bifunctional diguanylate cyclase/phosphodiesterase yields the protein MSLEVEKDTMQGRAARPNLLTGAISIAAILLFVGIGSAVLSKTLQFYLQGGEPVAQPLVIALLLNVALILLGWRRHASLSHELEIRAAAEERAQQLASRDPLTGFLNRRSLAEEGAAMFTRAQRRRKAMALVMLDLDHFKTINDMHGHAVGDALLRAVASEIAHFMPPIALTARLGGDEFACGFLFDAAEPGTVERIAEKLVSRMAQPFEAEGLRLHISCSLGIARSDFDCAGIDALMRAADIAMYQAKKTGRNRFAWFDQSMERDLQIRNDLESGLRLAIPRQEVVPYFEQQIDLITGRLHGFEVLARWEHPQRGTISPELFIPIAEETGMIGDLSLSIMRQALLAARDWDPSLSVSINISPWQLRDAWLAQKIIKVLTETGFPANRLEVEITESALFDNLALAQSIVGSLKNQGVQLALDDFGTGYSSLAHLRALPFDRIKIDKSFIMSLNESADSAAIVNAIISLGESLNLPITAEGVEDGAIEQRLKAIGCAKAQGWHYGKPLSIAGARRLLAERRLLRHSSPIDAPVAVTSQRLAG from the coding sequence ATGTCGCTGGAAGTAGAGAAAGATACGATGCAGGGCCGGGCCGCACGCCCCAACCTCCTAACCGGTGCGATCAGCATCGCCGCGATCCTGCTGTTCGTCGGCATCGGCAGCGCCGTGCTGTCGAAGACGCTGCAATTCTATCTCCAGGGCGGCGAGCCGGTGGCGCAGCCGCTGGTGATCGCGCTGCTGCTCAACGTCGCGCTGATCCTGCTCGGCTGGCGCCGCCATGCGTCGCTGAGCCACGAGCTCGAGATCCGCGCCGCCGCCGAGGAGCGCGCGCAGCAGCTCGCCAGCCGCGATCCGCTGACCGGCTTCCTCAATCGCCGCAGCCTCGCAGAGGAAGGCGCCGCGATGTTCACCCGCGCCCAGCGCCGCCGCAAGGCGATGGCGCTGGTGATGCTCGATCTCGATCATTTCAAGACGATCAACGACATGCACGGCCATGCCGTGGGCGACGCGCTGCTCCGCGCGGTCGCGAGCGAGATCGCCCACTTCATGCCGCCGATCGCGCTCACCGCGCGGCTGGGCGGCGACGAATTCGCCTGCGGCTTCCTGTTCGACGCCGCCGAGCCCGGCACGGTCGAGCGGATCGCCGAGAAGCTGGTCAGTCGCATGGCGCAGCCGTTCGAGGCAGAGGGGCTCCGCCTCCACATCTCATGCTCGCTCGGCATCGCGCGCTCGGACTTCGACTGTGCCGGGATCGATGCGCTGATGCGCGCTGCCGACATCGCGATGTATCAGGCCAAGAAGACCGGCCGGAACCGCTTCGCCTGGTTCGACCAGTCGATGGAGCGCGACCTGCAGATTCGCAACGATCTCGAATCGGGGCTTCGCCTGGCGATTCCCCGTCAGGAAGTCGTTCCCTATTTCGAGCAGCAGATCGACCTGATCACTGGCCGCCTCCACGGCTTCGAGGTGCTGGCGCGCTGGGAGCATCCGCAGCGCGGCACGATCAGCCCGGAACTCTTCATCCCGATCGCCGAGGAGACGGGCATGATCGGCGACCTGTCGCTGTCGATCATGCGCCAGGCGCTGCTCGCCGCGCGCGACTGGGATCCGTCGCTCAGCGTCTCGATCAACATCTCGCCCTGGCAGCTCCGCGACGCGTGGCTGGCGCAGAAGATCATCAAGGTGCTCACCGAGACCGGCTTTCCCGCCAACCGGCTCGAGGTCGAGATTACCGAGAGCGCATTGTTCGACAATCTCGCGCTGGCGCAGTCGATCGTCGGCAGTCTCAAGAACCAGGGCGTCCAGCTCGCGCTCGACGATTTCGGCACCGGCTATTCGTCGCTCGCGCACCTGCGCGCGCTGCCGTTCGACCGTATCAAGATCGACAAGAGCTTCATCATGTCGCTCAATGAAAGCGCGGATTCGGCCGCGATCGTCAATGCGATCATCAGCCTGGGCGAGAGCCTGAACCTGCCGATCACCGCCGAAGGCGTCGAGGATGGGGCGATCGAGCAGCGGCTCAAGGCGATCGGCTGCGCCAAGGCGCAGGGCTGGCATTACGGCAAGCCGCTGTCGATCGCCGGCGCGCGCCGTCTGCTCGCCGAGCGCCGCCTGCTGCGCCATTCGAGCCCGATCGACGCCCCAGTGGCCGTTACCAGCCAGCGTTTGGCTGGCTGA
- the pspF gene encoding phage shock protein operon transcriptional activator, whose product MERATQVIGQSGAFLDALERASRAAALDRPVLVIGERGTGKELVAERLHRLSPRWDQPLIVMNCAALPETLIEAELFGHEAGAFTGATKARAGRFEEAHRGTLFLDELGTLSMAAQERLLRAVEYGEVTRIGSSRPLNVDVRIVAATNEHLPDKVDKGTFRADLLDRLSFEVVTLPPLRARRGDIEVLSEFFGRRMASEIGLADWPGWGPNALDTLMTYDWPGNVRELRNVVERAVYRWEREGPVDSIEIDPFKSPFRPKTATVAATASTPAAAAPMPAEEAPPTAVFDGGTDFKSRVNAFERQVLSRALAEHRYNQRSTAEALGLTYDQLRHALKRHELLGAGG is encoded by the coding sequence ATGGAGCGCGCTACTCAAGTCATCGGCCAATCCGGGGCCTTTCTCGATGCCCTCGAGCGCGCCAGCCGCGCCGCGGCGCTGGACCGTCCTGTCCTCGTGATCGGCGAGCGCGGGACCGGCAAGGAACTCGTTGCAGAGCGCCTCCACCGCCTCAGCCCGCGCTGGGACCAGCCGCTGATCGTGATGAATTGCGCGGCGCTGCCCGAGACGCTGATCGAGGCCGAATTGTTCGGGCACGAGGCGGGCGCGTTCACCGGCGCGACCAAGGCGCGGGCGGGACGCTTCGAGGAGGCGCATCGCGGCACGCTGTTCCTCGACGAGCTCGGCACGCTGTCGATGGCGGCGCAGGAGCGGCTGCTGCGCGCGGTCGAATATGGCGAAGTCACGCGGATCGGCTCGTCGCGGCCCTTGAACGTCGATGTGCGCATCGTCGCGGCGACCAACGAGCATCTGCCCGACAAGGTCGACAAGGGGACGTTCCGCGCCGACTTGCTCGATCGGCTGAGCTTCGAGGTGGTGACCCTGCCGCCCTTGCGTGCGCGGCGCGGCGACATCGAGGTCCTCTCCGAATTCTTCGGGCGGCGGATGGCATCGGAGATCGGGCTGGCCGACTGGCCGGGCTGGGGCCCCAACGCGCTCGACACGCTGATGACCTATGACTGGCCGGGCAATGTCCGCGAGCTGCGCAACGTCGTCGAGCGCGCGGTGTATCGCTGGGAGCGCGAGGGGCCGGTCGATTCGATCGAGATCGATCCGTTCAAGTCGCCCTTCCGGCCGAAGACGGCTACGGTTGCGGCAACCGCTTCCACGCCGGCGGCGGCTGCGCCCATGCCGGCCGAGGAGGCACCGCCGACGGCGGTGTTCGACGGCGGCACCGACTTCAAGTCGCGCGTGAACGCGTTCGAGCGGCAGGTGCTGTCGCGCGCGCTGGCGGAGCATCGCTACAACCAGCGCTCGACCGCCGAGGCGCTGGGGCTGACCTATGACCAGTTGCGGCATGCCTTGAAGCGTCACGAACTGCTGGGGGCGGGGGGCTAA
- the ffh gene encoding signal recognition particle protein, with protein MFDSLSDRLGGVFERLRGRGALGEADVRTAMREVRIALLEADVALPVARDFVEKVTEQAVGQNVLRSVTPGQQVVKIVHDALVDMLGSDTAELEIAVTPPAVIMLVGLQGSGKTTTTAKLAKLLKKDGKKVMMASLDVNRPAAQEQLAVLGTQTEVATLPIVAGQTPVEIAKRAMSAAKLQGFDVLMLDTAGRLHVDQALMDEMKAVSDIANPAETLLVVDSLTGQDAVNVASNFSEQVPLTGVILTRMDGDARGGAALSMRAVTGKPIKFAGMGEKLDQIEPFHPKRVAGRILGMGDVVSLVERAAESIQAEDAERMAGRLAKGQFDMNDLRSQLAQMRRMGGLGALAGMIPGMKKAQAAMASGAVDEKILLRMDAMIGSMTVKERAKPELLNAKRKIRVAKGSGTTVQDVNKLLKMHQEMQSAMKRLKKMGGLKGMLGMLGKGGPGGGMGGVGNALGGPEMGEMMGKMGGSLPGLPGGASLPPGFENFLKKK; from the coding sequence ATGTTCGACAGTCTGAGCGATCGGCTAGGCGGCGTTTTCGAGCGGCTGCGCGGGCGTGGCGCGCTGGGCGAGGCCGATGTCCGCACCGCGATGCGCGAAGTGCGGATCGCGCTGCTCGAGGCCGATGTCGCGCTGCCCGTCGCGCGCGACTTCGTCGAGAAGGTCACCGAACAGGCGGTCGGCCAGAACGTGCTGCGCTCGGTCACCCCGGGGCAGCAGGTCGTCAAGATCGTCCATGATGCGCTGGTCGACATGCTCGGCAGCGACACCGCCGAGCTCGAGATCGCGGTCACCCCGCCGGCGGTGATCATGCTCGTCGGTCTTCAGGGCTCGGGCAAGACCACGACCACCGCCAAGCTCGCCAAGCTGCTCAAGAAGGACGGCAAGAAGGTGATGATGGCGTCGCTCGACGTCAATCGCCCGGCCGCGCAGGAGCAGCTTGCGGTGCTCGGCACGCAGACCGAAGTCGCTACGCTGCCGATCGTCGCGGGGCAGACCCCGGTCGAGATCGCCAAGCGTGCGATGAGCGCGGCGAAGCTCCAGGGCTTCGACGTGCTGATGCTCGACACCGCGGGCCGCCTCCACGTCGACCAGGCGCTGATGGACGAGATGAAGGCGGTGTCCGACATCGCCAATCCCGCCGAGACGCTGCTCGTCGTCGACAGCCTGACCGGCCAGGACGCAGTCAACGTCGCGTCGAACTTCTCCGAACAGGTGCCGCTCACCGGCGTGATCCTCACCCGCATGGACGGCGACGCGCGCGGCGGCGCTGCGCTGTCGATGCGCGCGGTCACCGGCAAGCCGATCAAGTTCGCAGGCATGGGCGAGAAGCTCGACCAGATCGAGCCGTTCCATCCCAAGCGCGTCGCCGGCCGGATCCTCGGCATGGGCGACGTCGTGTCGCTGGTCGAGCGCGCCGCCGAATCGATCCAGGCGGAGGACGCCGAGCGGATGGCCGGGCGGCTCGCCAAGGGCCAGTTCGACATGAACGACCTGCGCAGCCAGCTTGCGCAGATGCGCCGGATGGGCGGGCTCGGCGCGCTCGCCGGCATGATCCCCGGCATGAAGAAGGCGCAGGCGGCGATGGCCTCGGGCGCGGTCGACGAGAAGATACTGCTCCGCATGGATGCGATGATCGGATCGATGACGGTCAAGGAGCGCGCCAAGCCCGAACTGCTCAACGCCAAGCGCAAGATCCGCGTCGCCAAGGGCAGCGGCACGACCGTCCAGGACGTCAACAAGCTGCTCAAGATGCATCAGGAGATGCAGAGCGCGATGAAGCGCTTGAAGAAGATGGGCGGCCTCAAGGGCATGCTGGGCATGCTCGGCAAGGGCGGTCCCGGTGGCGGCATGGGCGGCGTCGGCAATGCGCTGGGCGGCCCCGAAATGGGCGAGATGATGGGCAAGATGGGCGGCAGCCTTCCGGGACTTCCCGGCGGCGCCAGTCTCCCGCCCGGCTTCGAGAATTTCCTGAAAAAGAAGTAA
- a CDS encoding DUF924 family protein, producing the protein MASDLGTAAAEVHAKAEEVLGFWFDRLTPEQWFAKSDELDSEIRERFEAMRVEVLEGGAAGWRDDPRTLLAAVILLDQFSRNVHRGTAEAFAADPLAQALASVAVERGWDREMTPEQRQFLYLPFEHAEDREMQAVSLSCYEALGLEEALDYARQHAEVIARFGRYPSRNAALGRVSTPEEEEYLSQPNAGW; encoded by the coding sequence TTGGCGAGCGATCTAGGGACGGCGGCGGCGGAAGTCCACGCGAAGGCGGAGGAAGTGCTCGGCTTCTGGTTCGACCGGCTGACGCCCGAGCAATGGTTCGCCAAGTCCGACGAACTGGACAGCGAGATCCGCGAGCGATTCGAGGCCATGCGCGTAGAGGTGCTCGAAGGCGGTGCCGCCGGATGGCGCGACGACCCGCGGACCCTGCTCGCCGCGGTGATCCTGCTCGACCAGTTCAGCCGCAACGTCCATCGCGGCACCGCGGAGGCGTTTGCCGCCGATCCCCTGGCGCAAGCGCTTGCGAGCGTCGCGGTCGAGCGTGGCTGGGACCGCGAGATGACTCCCGAGCAGCGCCAGTTCCTTTACTTGCCCTTCGAGCATGCCGAGGACCGCGAGATGCAGGCGGTGAGTCTCAGCTGCTACGAGGCGCTGGGGCTCGAGGAGGCGCTCGATTATGCGCGCCAGCATGCCGAGGTGATCGCACGCTTCGGCCGCTATCCGAGCCGCAACGCCGCGCTCGGGCGCGTATCGACACCCGAGGAAGAGGAATATCTCAGCCAGCCAAACGCTGGCTGGTAA
- a CDS encoding septation protein A, with protein sequence MTESATRKPLSPGIRMLIDYGPLAVFFLVNSYAPGLQIQRIMTATVAFMVAMAVAMGVSWWKARHISPMLWITGALVLVFGSLTLWFHDQTFIQIKPTIVYTMFAVILGYGLIARKPLLQSLLETAYPGLSAKGWRLLTINWTGFFIAMAVLNEAMRQVLTWDQWVTFKTWAVIPMTLVFAMLNIPMLLKHGLQLEKPEDTPIPPEG encoded by the coding sequence ATGACCGAGTCTGCAACCCGCAAGCCGCTCTCGCCGGGGATACGCATGCTGATCGATTATGGTCCGCTGGCGGTGTTCTTCCTCGTCAACAGCTATGCCCCCGGCCTCCAGATCCAGCGGATCATGACCGCGACGGTCGCCTTCATGGTAGCGATGGCGGTAGCGATGGGGGTGAGCTGGTGGAAGGCGCGCCACATCTCGCCGATGCTGTGGATCACCGGCGCGCTCGTCCTCGTGTTCGGCAGCCTGACGCTGTGGTTCCACGACCAGACCTTCATCCAGATCAAGCCGACGATCGTCTACACGATGTTCGCGGTGATCTTGGGCTACGGGCTGATCGCGCGGAAGCCGCTGCTCCAGTCGCTGCTCGAGACCGCCTATCCGGGGCTTTCCGCCAAGGGCTGGCGGCTGCTGACGATCAACTGGACCGGCTTCTTCATCGCGATGGCAGTGCTCAACGAAGCGATGCGCCAGGTGCTGACCTGGGACCAGTGGGTCACCTTCAAGACCTGGGCGGTGATCCCGATGACTTTGGTCTTCGCGATGCTCAACATTCCGATGCTGCTCAAGCACGGACTACAGCTGGAAAAGCCCGAAGACACCCCGATCCCGCCGGAGGGCTGA
- a CDS encoding SufE family protein: MTSLADLRDEYEFLDADDRYRLLIDLGRALEPMPEPLKTDATLVRGCSAAVWVYPTRSDDGTLHLLADSNAAITKGIIALVLLTVQDRSPAEIRSTDIEAALAPFDLKNQLSSNRTQGIPNMIALIRDTAARYAE; the protein is encoded by the coding sequence ATGACCAGCCTGGCCGACCTCCGCGACGAATATGAATTCCTCGACGCCGACGACCGATACCGCCTGCTGATCGACCTGGGGCGCGCGCTCGAGCCGATGCCCGAGCCCTTGAAGACCGACGCCACGCTCGTCCGCGGCTGCTCCGCCGCCGTCTGGGTCTATCCGACCCGCAGCGACGACGGCACGCTCCACCTCCTCGCCGATTCGAACGCGGCGATCACCAAGGGCATCATCGCGCTGGTGCTGCTGACGGTGCAGGATCGCAGCCCCGCCGAGATCCGGTCGACCGACATCGAAGCCGCGCTCGCGCCGTTCGACCTCAAGAACCAGCTCAGCTCGAACCGCACCCAGGGCATCCCCAACATGATCGCCCTGATCCGCGACACCGCCGCGCGCTACGCCGAGTGA
- the mtaB gene encoding tRNA (N(6)-L-threonylcarbamoyladenosine(37)-C(2))-methylthiotransferase MtaB, translating to MGCRLNLAEGESIRALLSGRDTIVVNSCAVTNEAVKQTRRAIRRARRERPEAELVVTGCAAQIDPQAFAAMPEVNRVLGNAEKLAPAAWAAADPVRVQNIMAVRETAPHLAASFSTHARAFVEVQNGCEHRCTFCVIPYGRGNSRSVPAGAVIDRIAALAESHAEIVLTGVDLTSYGPDLPGAPSLGQLVERILAHVPRLQRLRLSSLDGVEIDGRLFALLTQEPRLQPHVHLSLQAGDDMVLKRMKRRHSRAQSVALVERLKAARADIAIGADVIAGFPTETEAMFANTLALLDDCDVVHPHIFPYSPREGTPAARMPQVAKEIVKERAARLREAAAARRARWLQSLIGSTQQVLIERPGDRGHAGNFAEVRLPHSRVGEIVTVTIKAVQDGKLIA from the coding sequence ATGGGTTGCCGCCTCAACCTTGCGGAGGGCGAGTCGATCCGTGCGCTGCTTTCGGGGCGCGACACGATCGTGGTCAACAGCTGCGCGGTGACCAACGAGGCAGTCAAGCAGACGCGGCGGGCGATCCGCCGCGCGCGTCGCGAGCGGCCCGAAGCGGAGCTGGTGGTCACCGGCTGCGCGGCGCAGATCGATCCCCAGGCCTTCGCGGCGATGCCCGAGGTCAACCGCGTCCTCGGCAATGCCGAAAAGCTCGCACCCGCGGCATGGGCGGCGGCCGATCCTGTGCGGGTGCAGAACATCATGGCAGTGCGCGAAACTGCGCCACACCTTGCCGCGAGCTTCTCGACCCATGCGCGCGCGTTCGTCGAGGTGCAGAACGGGTGTGAACATCGGTGTACATTTTGCGTGATCCCCTATGGCCGCGGCAACAGCCGCTCGGTGCCGGCGGGCGCGGTGATCGATCGCATTGCCGCGCTCGCCGAGAGCCATGCCGAGATCGTCCTCACCGGCGTCGACCTGACAAGCTACGGCCCCGACCTCCCCGGCGCGCCGAGCCTCGGCCAATTGGTCGAGCGCATCCTGGCGCATGTGCCCAGGCTCCAAAGGCTGCGGCTGTCGTCGCTAGACGGCGTCGAGATCGATGGCCGGCTGTTCGCCTTGCTCACCCAGGAACCGCGGCTCCAGCCGCATGTCCACCTCTCGCTACAAGCGGGCGACGACATGGTGCTCAAGCGGATGAAGCGCCGCCACAGCCGCGCGCAGAGCGTCGCGCTGGTCGAGCGGCTGAAGGCCGCACGCGCGGACATCGCGATCGGCGCCGATGTGATCGCCGGCTTCCCCACCGAGACCGAAGCGATGTTCGCCAACACGCTCGCGCTGCTCGACGATTGCGACGTCGTCCATCCGCATATCTTCCCGTACAGCCCGCGCGAGGGCACCCCCGCCGCGCGGATGCCGCAGGTTGCGAAGGAAATTGTGAAAGAGCGTGCCGCCCGCCTCCGCGAGGCTGCCGCGGCGCGCCGTGCGCGCTGGCTGCAAAGCCTGATAGGCAGCACCCAGCAAGTGCTGATAGAGCGCCCTGGCGACCGCGGCCATGCCGGCAACTTCGCCGAAGTCCGCCTGCCGCATTCCCGCGTTGGAGAGATAGTGACCGTGACCATCAAGGCCGTGCAGGACGGAAAGCTGATCGCATGA
- the rpsP gene encoding 30S ribosomal protein S16 produces the protein MALSMRLSRGGSKKRPYYRIVIADARSPRDGKFIEKIGTYNPLLAKDDEKRIVLDGERAKHWLSVGAQPTDRVARFLDGLGVKERTAKNNPNKGKPGEKAVERAEERAEKAKAAEEAAAAAAAAPAPEPTAEEATPEAAPTEEAAAEAPAAEEAAAAEEKSEG, from the coding sequence ATGGCACTTTCCATGCGTCTCTCGCGCGGCGGCTCGAAGAAGCGTCCGTACTACCGGATCGTGATCGCCGATGCGCGTTCGCCCCGTGACGGCAAGTTCATCGAGAAGATCGGCACCTACAACCCGCTGCTCGCCAAGGACGACGAAAAGCGTATCGTGCTCGACGGCGAACGCGCCAAGCATTGGCTGAGCGTCGGCGCGCAGCCGACCGACCGCGTCGCCCGCTTCCTCGACGGCCTCGGCGTCAAGGAGCGCACCGCGAAGAACAACCCGAACAAGGGCAAGCCCGGCGAGAAGGCCGTCGAGCGCGCCGAGGAGCGTGCCGAGAAGGCCAAGGCCGCCGAGGAAGCCGCTGCAGCAGCCGCCGCCGCGCCTGCTCCCGAGCCGACCGCCGAGGAAGCGACTCCCGAAGCCGCGCCGACCGAGGAGGCCGCTGCCGAGGCGCCTGCCGCCGAGGAAGCTGCTGCCGCCGAAGAAAAGTCGGAAGGCTGA
- the pspC gene encoding envelope stress response membrane protein PspC: protein MSARTKFYLDKQNSKVLGVCSGLADYTGIEAIWLRVGMVFLAFATSGTSIFIYFLIAWLAPTKPAGLYQGPEEAKFWQGVRSNPSRSTAQVRSTFRDIDRRLADIEMYYTSRNTRLADEIDSLR from the coding sequence ATGTCCGCCCGTACGAAATTCTATCTCGACAAGCAGAATTCCAAGGTTCTCGGGGTCTGCTCCGGCCTTGCCGACTATACCGGCATCGAGGCGATCTGGCTCCGGGTGGGCATGGTCTTCCTGGCCTTCGCGACCAGCGGCACGTCGATCTTCATCTACTTCCTGATCGCGTGGCTCGCACCGACCAAGCCAGCCGGGCTGTACCAGGGGCCGGAGGAAGCGAAGTTCTGGCAGGGCGTCCGCTCGAACCCGAGCCGCTCGACCGCGCAGGTCCGCTCGACCTTCCGCGACATCGATCGCCGGCTCGCCGACATCGAGATGTACTATACGAGCCGCAACACCCGGCTCGCCGACGAGATCGACAGCCTCCGCTGA
- the pspA gene encoding phage shock protein PspA, with the protein MGIFSRTRDIIAANVTDLLDKAEDPAKMIRMIILEMEETLVEVRASAARTIADQKEMRRHIAKLDKLQESWTEKAELALSKGREDLAKAALVEKQKAADMCDQLSQEIGVLDEALKASEEDITKLQNKLREARVRQNSVVARLESANNRTRLREMTNGSKMQDAFSRFDVLERRVDFAEGRADAAGLGAAPKTLEEEIAELRSSEKVDAELEALKARLNKGA; encoded by the coding sequence ATGGGTATCTTCTCGCGAACCCGCGATATCATCGCCGCCAACGTCACCGACCTTCTCGACAAGGCCGAGGACCCGGCCAAGATGATCCGCATGATCATCCTCGAGATGGAAGAGACGCTGGTCGAGGTTCGCGCCTCCGCTGCCCGCACCATCGCCGACCAGAAGGAAATGCGCCGCCACATCGCCAAGCTCGACAAGCTCCAGGAGAGCTGGACCGAGAAGGCCGAGCTGGCGCTGAGCAAAGGCCGCGAGGACCTCGCCAAGGCCGCCCTGGTCGAGAAGCAGAAGGCTGCGGACATGTGCGACCAGCTCAGCCAGGAGATCGGCGTGCTCGACGAGGCGCTCAAGGCTTCGGAAGAGGACATCACCAAGCTCCAGAACAAGCTGCGCGAGGCACGGGTTCGCCAGAACTCGGTGGTCGCCCGGCTGGAGAGCGCGAACAACCGCACCCGCTTGCGCGAGATGACCAACGGGTCGAAGATGCAGGACGCCTTCTCGCGCTTCGATGTCCTCGAACGCCGGGTCGATTTCGCCGAGGGCCGCGCCGATGCGGCAGGCCTGGGCGCTGCGCCCAAGACGCTCGAGGAGGAGATCGCCGAGCTGCGCTCGTCCGAGAAGGTCGATGCCGAGCTCGAAGCGCTGAAGGCGCGGCTGAACAAGGGAGCGTAA
- the pspB gene encoding envelope stress response membrane protein PspB — protein MEEVFLPIVIVGILFVGLPWVIMHYITRWKTAATITGEDEKLLDELYYTAKQLEERLLTVERIIAADNPDFRPLSASRSEQSPFDISRRN, from the coding sequence ATGGAAGAGGTTTTCCTGCCCATCGTCATCGTCGGGATCCTGTTCGTCGGACTTCCCTGGGTGATCATGCACTATATCACCCGGTGGAAGACCGCCGCGACGATCACCGGCGAGGACGAGAAGCTCCTCGACGAGCTCTACTACACCGCCAAGCAGCTCGAAGAGCGCCTGCTCACCGTCGAACGCATCATCGCCGCCGACAACCCCGATTTCCGCCCGCTCTCGGCCTCGCGCTCGGAGCAGAGCCCCTTCGATATCTCGAGGAGGAACTGA